In the Mycolicibacterium thermoresistibile genome, one interval contains:
- a CDS encoding energy-coupling factor ABC transporter permease translates to MHIAEGFLPPVHAVAWTVAAAPFVIYGARQVVITVRRQPSSGPLLAAVGAFSFVMSAIKLPSVTGSSSHPTGTGLGTAIFRPPVMAFLGSIVLLFQALLLAHGGITTLGANAFSMAIAGPWAGFAVYVALRRAGVGVLPAVFALAFVADLVTYIVTSIQLALAFPAAEGGFTESLVEFLGVFALTQVPLAVVEGLITVVLVRILMHVASSELLRLRFLKSHEVPAGADVEPGSEREEVQR, encoded by the coding sequence ATGCACATCGCCGAAGGTTTCCTGCCGCCGGTACATGCGGTCGCCTGGACCGTGGCGGCGGCGCCGTTCGTGATCTACGGGGCCCGGCAGGTCGTCATCACGGTCCGGCGCCAGCCGTCGTCCGGGCCGCTGCTGGCGGCGGTCGGCGCGTTCTCGTTCGTGATGTCCGCGATCAAACTGCCGTCGGTGACGGGCTCGAGCTCGCATCCGACCGGAACCGGACTCGGCACGGCGATCTTCCGGCCACCGGTCATGGCCTTCCTCGGGTCGATCGTCCTGCTGTTCCAGGCGCTGCTGCTCGCCCACGGCGGGATCACCACGCTCGGGGCGAATGCGTTCTCGATGGCGATCGCCGGCCCGTGGGCGGGCTTCGCGGTCTACGTCGCGCTGCGCCGGGCCGGCGTGGGTGTGTTGCCGGCGGTGTTCGCGCTGGCCTTCGTCGCCGACCTCGTCACCTACATCGTCACGAGCATCCAGCTCGCGCTGGCGTTCCCGGCCGCCGAGGGCGGCTTCACGGAGAGCCTGGTCGAGTTCCTGGGGGTGTTCGCGCTGACGCAGGTGCCGCTCGCGGTCGTCGAAGGACTCATCACCGTGGTGCTCGTGCGCATCCTCATGCACGTGGCCTCCTCCGAGTTGCTGAGGCTGCGCTTCCTCAAGAGCCACGAAGTCCCCGCCGGGGCCGACGTCGAGCCCGGCTCCGAACGCGAGGAGGTCCAGCGATGA
- a CDS encoding energy-coupling factor ABC transporter substrate-binding protein translates to MSTRSGRPATRRSVALLAAPLLILAAVIAVGSMWYGYAQDADAEFSGADGQAEEVIGAIEEGYEPWFSPLVGELPGEVESGLFALQAGIGGIALGAAVGWYAGRARGRRETAPAGPGPVGESEGDRGGH, encoded by the coding sequence ATGAGCACCCGATCCGGTCGACCTGCCACCCGCAGATCCGTCGCACTCCTTGCGGCGCCACTGCTGATCCTGGCCGCCGTGATCGCCGTCGGCTCGATGTGGTACGGCTACGCACAGGACGCCGACGCGGAGTTCTCCGGTGCCGACGGGCAGGCCGAAGAGGTGATCGGCGCGATCGAAGAGGGCTACGAACCGTGGTTCTCGCCGCTGGTCGGCGAGCTTCCGGGTGAAGTCGAGTCCGGGCTTTTCGCACTGCAGGCGGGCATCGGTGGTATCGCACTGGGCGCCGCGGTCGGCTGGTACGCCGGGCGTGCACGCGGGCGCCGCGAAACCGCGCCGGCCGGTCCCGGACCGGTCGGGGAATCCGAAGGGGACCGTGGCGGCCACTGA